The nucleotide window caaaaaaaggaaaaggtacTTCAAGAATTTATCCTGAACCGATCGCTGGCTTTACTTCTTTTGCTTTACGAACGCTGGAACAGCATAACGCCGATCTTGATGTAGTTAACAGCTTTAGTGAACGCCATTAAACTTTCTAATAAGAATCGTTATTTTTTTAGATTGTGCTACGTAGTGGTAAAATTTTCAATGGAATCAAAGGCCCGTCGCCCCTCATGGCAATTTCCAATTTTGACTATATTAAGGCACAGATTCCAGACTACCTTCATTGTGTATGTCAGGGTGTCATCAAGATGCTTATTGGCCTTTGGACCAATACTTCCCACTCCAATGAGCCGTGGTATTTAGACAGTCCGAAGCGGGTACTACTTAATGAAAGGATCCTTGAAGTAAAACCACAATACGAAGTAACACGTATATCTCGTTCAATAGAAGAAATCGCTCTATGGAAGGCAGCTGAATTGAGAGCCTTTTcactttattatttttctgtcCTAGAAGGCCTTCTTCCCAAAGAATTTTATggtcatttttttaatttagtcTACGGTCTCCAAGTGTTGCTCCAAGAAAATGTGTCATTGGAACGTGTGAAAGAAACGGAAATTGTTTTCCGGCATTTCGTACTCCAAGCTGCTGTCCTTTACGGGGAAAAACATATTCGATTTAATATGCATCTATTGACTCATTTAAGTCAAAGTGTTATCGATTGGGGATGCCTATGAACGACTTCAACTTTCATCCCGGAATGGTTCAACGGACAACTGGTCGCGTTAATTAACGGAACACAGTCCGTTGCCGAACAGATGGTCCATTCCTTTCGTTTACGAAATGTGATTCGAGCGGAAGCAATAGAGATTTTGTCTCGAAATCATTTACCTTACAACGTAGCGACACTTATACGAGATATGTTACATATTCCTGTTCAGatcgatgaagaagaagagggctATTTTCATGTGACGTCTTGTGGAATTAAATAACTAGGTCGTCCGAAGAAGTACAAAATAAGCTAGGATTACGAAATAACCCTTTCAAACTATATAAAGGGCACGCTGCTTGATTTCAAAAGTATGGAATCACATCATAGATATAATAGATTTCTTATTCTCATATTTCACGGAATATTTTTACTACAAACTACATGCGTTCCCCCAAGAGATTGAATGGATGTGCTTTTACCCAGGTAGCACACAGACTCTGTTTCAGGTCTgttacagatctgtttttgagAGTCTGTAAATTGTTTGGAGTGAAACAATTTTACAGACTGTCATACAGGCCTGTGACAAACCTTACTTACAAAATCTGTAAAACATGTTTGTTACCACAGTCTTTGTACTACACACTATTTACAGATTCATCCCACAAATCCGTCGTTTCAATAATTCAACTCACAATTTACATTAAAAATGTGTATTTAACACGCATTGCATGTTTATACACCACTTACATTTCTTAAAATCATAATCTTTAGCGGTCAAACGACGGACTACTGACGAACAACGTTCCGAAAACTGGCGATGCTTCTCCAAATATTGAGAAACCGATCCATCCCCCATTTCACACTACATTTAGAAAAAGTATTATTTAGTTGTTGTCCCAGCAAAATTATGTAAAGCTTTATGTACTTTAGCCATGCTTTTCAATACGGAGCGCACATCCGATATAAGTTGGTGGTGAACGGCCAATTGACTTTGCATGATGGGGTTCAACTCATGTAACTCCTCAACTCGTTTTCGCAAAAACTAGGTATGGTAATTGCAAGAAAAAACTAGGTACTAGTTACTAGTAAAAGTAgtaaaaaaactaggtaaaatttttaactAGGTAATTACCTAGTTATTTAGGTACCtagtttcaaaattcaaactagGTACATCTTTTAAACTAGGTTcttcaaaaatgtttaatttctcaaaaaatcaaatgtaagCTGCAGTACTcataccaaataaaaaattaccataTACTTCGATTTTATAGGCTGCACAAAGAAATATCAAGTGCGTcacataaaaatgaataaaaaacatcgttgccattattttgatAACGCtgcataaaaatcaaaattatctaggtaattattttaaaaaactaggtattactattACTAGGTAATTTCTAGGTAGAAAAATGGACaaaaaactaggtaaaagtagagaaaaaaactaggtaaaaCTAGGTAATACTACCTAGTATTGCCATCACTACACCAGTTTATTCATCCGATCTTTAGATGCGAGGATTTTAtctacaataaacaaaaacatataAGCATTACATTCAAAAATTATGGCAATTTATCTATTATTATTGccagaaataaatttttctgtCTGGTTAATCCAGTCTTCAGTGGTTCCTCATTCTCCTACATTGATACATTGGGCTAATCGTACTTCGGCGTAGGTCAACTGGTCAACCGTCAATTGGTACCGCAAACCTTCAGCAAGCAAACGTCTGGACATTGAGACAGCAACTACAAGAACAGATCATCAATCCAATCGTTCGTCCAAAAATCGTCCAAAAATTGATCATGATGAAATAATTAGAAGGAATAATTTACTTGAACAAAAGTAGAGTCTACGGCAAGTGCCTCTGGAGTTCTCATGCGGAAAGACTCGCAATGCAAAATAGCACTGCTGACACTTGCCAGAGCAGTGGCCAGTGAAGAAAGTGACTGTAACCGATGGAAGCATTTGTTATGGAGTTCGGGGAATTCATTGAGAACCTGATAACAATGTAATGACATCAAGTGAAATTGGTCACGGTCAAGCAATCGTTGCGAAATACCTTGGGAAGACTGGAATTCGCTCCCACTGCCCATTTGAGACGCTGCTCTACTTGAGTGGCCAATTGCGTCACTTGTTGGTGAAATTTTGGCTGTTTCAATAAAAGGGGAATTATTGCCCCTCGGCAAACAAGATGCAGGACAAATTAATTAAGCTGGCAACCCTACTTACATACTACTCCCCCCTACTCACACCCTCTTAGTTTCCATCATGTTCTTCAGTTGAATTTTTAGTTCCATAAATCCATACTGATTACTTCCAACATGCCGAATGGAAACCAAGTGGAAAAGTGCAGCAGGAAACCAGCTAGTAGATATTCACCAGAATCTTCACCAAAGCATAAGACTATTCGAACCAATCCATCTCCCGAAGAACTTGTATACAACAAAGGTAAATATAATAAGTTACTGTTATTCAAAAAGACATTCAATCATGATTGAATCAATATTCATTACATACCAATAGAACTTATGAATAGAGATGACCGAGGAACAAGATCACAGCCCGGTAATCACTCGGGGATCGGTCGTGGAAGGGAAAGGCCGATTAATTTTGGAAATTGCAGTTCCGGGCCAGTCGTTGGTGAGGCTCAAGCCTGTCCACGTCCGCCAAATCCAAGTGGCAGGGCCACTTATCACAGAAGATCAGTTTCTACATTGCCAAGTTTTTCTAATGAATACCATCATAAAACTCCTAAACCTGCAGAAAATccagcattaaaaaaatggtgaaacaATTAGTGAAAAAAACATCGAAACCTACCGGCAAAGCCGCAGTTGAAGCCGCATTAAAAATTTCAGACAAAGCTCCAGTCAATTCTTCAGCCAAAGCTTCAGTGAATTCTTCAGCCAAATCCGTGTCAAAAGCTGGAATGAAATCTAATCCCAAACCATCATTGTCACCGGGTAAAATCTAAATTAAAATTAGTGCATGAATTAGATGATTTATTTGATTGCGATAGATATGTTTGATGCATCACCATCACAGCCTCAACCTAGTCCTAGTGATGATGATGCATATGCTCAACCCATGCATTCAAGCGGTAGCAGATACAGCTTGGATTCAAACAGAGAATACTTTCCTCAAAAGGACAACGGAGAAGATGAAATGAATGATGAAGAAGCTAGTGATGTGGAACAACAAACTAATTTTGCTGAGAATGATCGGGACAGGATTTCTGCATCCAATTTATCTAGCACACCTAAAACATATATTCACagtaacaataaataaacttgTAAATAAATTACACAATTAAAGAAGAATTCATGTATTACGTGTATAGAAAAAAGATCTCGACTAGAGTTCAGATCTCATGAAGAGCAGAGTGAAGCTGCTCCCCAGCATGAGTCACAGGAAGGAAGTGAGGgtgaaaaatttcaaatagaagTCAACCAAGActctatttttaaattattcaaaCTATTACCGATAATGCAATCCACCTTAAACGAGGTATTGCGGCGCAAAGGAAACACTATGAGACATTTGAAATTGCTGGATCAAAAAATGGAAGACATCACAAGAAAACTAGCAGGCGTAAACAACGCTGGACCATCAGAATCGGAGCATGTTGCCAGGATGCTGTCAAAACTACCGCTAAACTCAGTAGATGAAATGACTGAATTTCTAGGAGAAATCAAGGATGCGATTGCTGATAAATGCATTACGATTGAGTATTTAGTAAGTAAAAATTAAGGGTATTCAATGGAATTAttttaaatagtttttttttctttccaaacaGAGAAGGGCATTCAAACTTTAGGGAGGCTCGACTGCAAAAAAAACTCACGATTAATATATTAAAATCCGTGGTTTCTCTTGAATTAGCAAGGAAATTTACTTATTTGGGAGTAAAAACTAAAGATGGTGACGGTGACAAACTCGCGTTTAACACTACATATATTTGTGAATTATTAAAGAAATCAGTTTGGGAAAGCTTTCCGAAATCTGAGTTGGATgagaaattttttcaaaaacatatTTCAAATTGGCTGAATGGAAGTAAGGattcaaggaaaaaaaattaagtggTAAACGGGAAATCTGAAATTGATAATTTAATTAACAAATTCTGTATTCCGTGTTATTAAATTAACTTGCTACGTTTTCAAATATATTCTTTCTGCATCTCCGATTCCAATAAAGAATTTAAtgattttcaattcttttctttatattgtccCTGAGGGTAAGGGTTACATAACGCTTAAGTCTATTATAAACTGTAATAGATGGCGCAAATTGGTTATCTTTCTCTGCAATATAAAAGCGGGAAAATTATTCGCGGAACAACAGTTTATTTAGTGATTGTTTGTCAAGCATAGACATTTCGTGAAACTTTTTGTTGCCTATATACCTGAAAATGAAGCGTTCAGATTGCGCAAGGCGCTATTCATTATACAGGGACGTAAAATAATTTCGTGAAAGTTTATTTTCAGCATCCAACGTAAGCGACTGTGACAGAGAAaatgttgatgctgtttttgtGGATTTTGTTAACACGTCATGTTGTGAAGTTGATAATGAGCAAGATTATGGTGAATCAGACGATTCGGGAGAGAATGAAGACGATTCGGGAGACAATGAAGACGAAAAATTAAGTGAAATGGAAAGCAGTTTTGAGGAAGATGGCGAGTTCATAGACGAAGAAGAGAGTTTGGAAAACAGAGTAGCTGCAATTGCTATCAAACATCGTCTATCAGGAGCTGCTGTAAGATCAATTACTAATTTACTTATCAGTTTAGGTCATAAAATTTATAAGGATCGACGAACTATTTTAAAGACTCCTCGGACAAAGCTTTGTTCCACATCGTTTAAACATTTTGGGTTAATCAAAGGTCTTGATCGTAAACTGAAATCTGGCCTTCTTGGATCAGCTGGTGCTGAATTACAAATCAGTATTGACGGAATCCCGTTGTGTAAAAGTCGTCAGACGGTTTTCTGGCCAATTCTTTGTAGGGTTAAGAATCCCAATGATAGCAGCCCATTTCCAGTTTCTATACATTGTGGGAATGGCGGGAAACCACCTGATTAAAATTTGTATCTCGAGCCATTAATTAAGGAACTTAAACACATTGAAATTAATGGAATTGAAATTAATGAGGAAACTGTATTGCTGCAATCATTAGCATTCATTTGTGATGCACCTGCTCGAGCATTTGTTAGGGGAACAGTTGGTCACACAAGTTTTCATGGCTGTGAAAGATGTGATGTTGTgggaacaacaaaaatgagacGTCGtgtatttaaatcattaaatgCACGGCTCAGGACTGACGCAAGCTTCCGTGGACAACGAGATAAACGACATCACAAGGAACGTTCACCTCTTTTGAATCTTGGTATTGACATTGTGAAGTCTTTTCCTCTTGATTATATGCATTTAGTCTGTTAAGGAACATTTAAACGCTTTTTAACCATTATTTTAAAAGATGGATATTGCAAAAATGATAAGAACCACAAACTAACAGACGAACAAATTCTTCgagtaaattatttgattgaATCTCTTAGGAAATATCTTTCCAGTGAATTTAATCGCAAAGGCCGTTCATCAGAAGAATTAGGACGGTGGAAGGCAACTAAATTTCGGACGTTTCTTGTTTATACAGGTTTGGTCATTTTGAAAGAATTGTTATCTGAAGAAAAGTATCatcatttcttgtatttttttttagcaatgCGTCTTTTGCTGTCTCCTTCCCCAAGCTCTAATCAAATTTCTTTTGCTAACCAATGTCTTAGGAAATACGTTCATCAATTTTGCGTTATTTATGGCGATCAACatcttgtatttaatttgcATAACCTTATTCACCTTACAGATGACTGTGACTTTTGCCAAGCCTCACTTAACGACGTAAATGTGTTTCCCTTTGAAAACTATCTTGATCAAATGAAGAATGACATTCAAGGGACAGCAAAACCTTTAGAGCAATTTTGTCGCAGGCAAGCCGAAAAAGATAATAATGAAACATTTCGTGGCCACCTAAAGGTTAAAAGTATCACGGAGTCATTGAAGAACGATTCTATTGCGGATTCTGTCATAATGTTGgctaacaaaaaaattttaaaaattaaatcattCAAATCTGGCGGTGATTTAGCGGTGGCCCATGCTTTTAACATTTTATATGATTTTgatggataaaaaaaaaatttctttaacgCGCCTATGCCTGCAACTGATCTTGATTTGTATATTTGTGGTGACTTAAAGCCTCAACGACAACTTATTCCTATTGACTTAGTAGAAAAATCCATCAAATGTATTAAACTTCCTTTCAACGATGGGATGGTTAAAAAATGGTTAGTAATTCCCATACTCCATACTACGTAAATTGAattcattttaatttatttgaCATCCCTCAACCCCATGTGTATGTa belongs to Daphnia magna isolate NIES linkage group LG1, ASM2063170v1.1, whole genome shotgun sequence and includes:
- the LOC123474565 gene encoding LOW QUALITY PROTEIN: uncharacterized protein LOC123474565 (The sequence of the model RefSeq protein was modified relative to this genomic sequence to represent the inferred CDS: inserted 1 base in 1 codon), whose product is MPNGNQVEKCSRKPASRYSPESSPKHKTIRTNPSPEELVYNKELMNRDDRGTRSQPGNHSGIGRGRERPINFGNCSSGPVVGEAQACPRPPNPSGRATYHRRSVSTLPSFSNEYHHKTPKPAENPALKKXVKQLVKKTSKPTGKAAVEAALKISDKAPVNSSAKASVNSSAKSVSKAGMKSNPKPSLSPDMFDASPSQPQPSPSDDDAYAQPMHSSGSRYSLDSNREYFPQKDNGEDEMNDEEASDVEQQTNFAENDRDRISASNLSSTPKTYIHKKRSRLEFRSHEEQSEAAPQHESQEGSEGEKFQIEVNQDSIFKLFKLLPIMQSTLNEVLRRKGNTMRHLKLLDQKMEDITRKLAGVNNAGPSESEHVARMLSKLPLNSVDEMTEFLGEIKDAIADKCITIEYLVSKN